One genomic window of Actinoplanes lobatus includes the following:
- a CDS encoding ABC transporter substrate-binding protein, whose translation MRALSVVLVSALALGACSSGGSSETAADSPSCAPSEGNVTLTYTTWIPGIENVVKVWNDKNPNIQVKVQTGPNGNGGTYANFFNQLKAGNAPDLGHIEYDALPSFRVQDGLTNLADCTEVTAAKDQFVDWTWGQVTFGEENSVYGIPQDAGPMALFYRKDLFEKNNIPVPTTWDEYAAAAEKVKAAGGYITNFSQSDINQFAGFAWQAGGRWFANDGSKWTVNLQDEATTKVANYWQGLIDKKLVSSVPPWTTEWDNAYNTGQAWTWTSAVWGANSIMSGAPDTKGKWAVAPMPQWTSGATVAGNWGGSSTAVFKGSKHPYEAAKFALWLNTSEEALTLLNKEAQLYPATKAGASLPALSQGVEFYGGQKIYDVFATASGQVAPDFVWGPTMTSTYATASDGFKAAVSGKGTLLDALKTTQAKTVENLKSQAIPVAE comes from the coding sequence ATGCGCGCTCTCAGTGTCGTGCTGGTCTCAGCACTCGCACTCGGTGCCTGCTCGTCCGGTGGATCTTCCGAAACCGCCGCCGATTCACCCAGCTGTGCCCCTTCGGAAGGCAACGTCACGCTGACCTACACCACCTGGATCCCCGGGATCGAGAACGTGGTGAAGGTCTGGAACGACAAGAACCCGAACATCCAGGTCAAGGTGCAGACCGGCCCGAACGGCAACGGCGGCACCTACGCCAACTTCTTCAACCAGCTCAAGGCCGGCAACGCCCCCGACCTGGGCCACATCGAGTACGACGCGCTGCCCAGCTTCCGCGTCCAGGACGGCCTGACCAACCTGGCCGACTGCACCGAGGTGACCGCGGCCAAGGACCAGTTCGTCGACTGGACCTGGGGCCAGGTCACGTTCGGTGAGGAGAACTCGGTCTACGGCATCCCGCAGGACGCCGGGCCCATGGCGCTCTTCTACCGCAAGGACCTGTTCGAGAAGAACAACATCCCGGTGCCGACCACCTGGGACGAGTACGCCGCGGCCGCCGAGAAGGTGAAGGCCGCCGGTGGGTACATCACCAACTTCTCGCAGAGCGACATCAACCAGTTCGCCGGCTTCGCCTGGCAGGCCGGTGGCCGCTGGTTCGCCAACGACGGCAGCAAGTGGACCGTCAACCTCCAGGACGAGGCCACCACCAAGGTCGCCAACTACTGGCAGGGCCTGATCGACAAGAAGCTGGTCTCGTCCGTGCCGCCGTGGACCACCGAGTGGGACAACGCCTACAACACCGGCCAGGCCTGGACCTGGACCTCCGCGGTGTGGGGCGCCAACTCGATCATGTCCGGCGCCCCCGACACCAAGGGCAAGTGGGCGGTCGCCCCGATGCCGCAGTGGACCTCCGGCGCCACCGTCGCCGGTAACTGGGGCGGCTCGTCGACCGCCGTCTTCAAGGGCTCGAAGCACCCGTACGAGGCCGCGAAGTTCGCTCTCTGGCTGAACACCTCCGAGGAGGCGCTGACCCTGCTCAACAAGGAGGCGCAGCTCTACCCGGCGACCAAGGCCGGCGCGTCGCTCCCGGCCCTGTCCCAGGGAGTCGAGTTCTACGGCGGCCAGAAGATCTACGATGTCTTCGCGACGGCCTCCGGCCAGGTCGCTCCCGACTTCGTCTGGGGACCGACGATGACCAGCACCTACGCCACCGCGTCGGACGGCTTCAAGGCCGCCGTCTCCGGCAAGGGCACCCTGCTCGACGCGCTCAAGACCACCCAGGCCAAGACCGTCGAGAACCTGAAGTCCCAGGCCATCCCGGTCGCCGAGTGA
- a CDS encoding carbohydrate ABC transporter permease yields the protein MKRVTPMVIMGAATFYFLVPIWWLFVAASKTRSEFTSTTPLWFADFALTDNLKELFAYRDGVFLRWMLNSVVYTGGAALLGTILAAMCGYALAKYRFRGREAIFNIVLGGVLVPATALALPLFLIFSQFEATNTFWSVFLPSLVNPFGVYLARIYATASVPDELLEASRLDGSGEIRTFFTISSRLMFPALVTIFLFHFVAVWNNFLLPLIMLGEERLFPVTLGLYTWNTQVNQLPELRMLVLTGALVSIVPLVIAFLLLQRFWRNGLGSGAIK from the coding sequence ATGAAGCGTGTGACACCGATGGTGATCATGGGGGCGGCGACCTTCTACTTCCTGGTCCCGATCTGGTGGCTGTTCGTCGCCGCGTCCAAGACCAGGAGCGAGTTCACCTCGACCACGCCCCTCTGGTTCGCCGACTTCGCGCTGACCGACAACCTGAAGGAGCTGTTCGCGTACCGGGACGGGGTCTTCCTGCGCTGGATGCTGAACAGTGTCGTCTACACCGGCGGGGCCGCGCTGCTCGGCACGATCCTGGCCGCCATGTGTGGATACGCCCTGGCCAAGTACCGTTTCCGGGGCCGCGAGGCGATCTTCAACATCGTCCTGGGCGGGGTCCTTGTGCCGGCCACCGCACTCGCCCTACCGTTGTTCCTGATCTTCAGCCAGTTCGAGGCGACGAACACCTTCTGGTCGGTCTTCCTGCCCAGCCTGGTCAACCCGTTCGGCGTCTACCTGGCCCGGATCTACGCCACCGCAAGCGTCCCGGACGAGCTGCTCGAAGCGTCCCGTCTGGACGGCTCCGGCGAGATCCGCACCTTCTTCACCATCTCCAGCCGGCTGATGTTCCCGGCCCTCGTGACGATCTTCCTGTTCCACTTCGTCGCGGTCTGGAACAACTTCCTGCTCCCGCTGATCATGCTCGGCGAGGAACGCCTCTTCCCGGTCACCCTCGGCCTCTACACCTGGAACACCCAGGTCAACCAGCTTCCCGAGCTGCGGATGCTGGTGCTCACCGGTGCGCTCGTCTCCATCGTGCCCCTGGTGATCGCCTTCCTGCTCCTGCAGCGGTTCTGGCGCAACGGCCTCGGCTCCGGCGCCATCAAGTAA
- a CDS encoding carbohydrate ABC transporter permease: MKAPKKALLFFILPFGLLFTAFYLAPILYAIKQSLYKVERSGTFGPAVEVFGGLTQYQRVFSDGPFWESIGRVLLFGIVQVPVMLGLALFLALLLDSGLVKGRRFFRLAFFVPYAVPGVVAAIMWGFLYSPSLSPFDAVTGNVDLLSADLVLWSMANVVTWVYVGYNMLIIYSSLLAIPQEVYEAACIDGAGAIRTAWSIKIPLVMPAIVLTTVFSIIGTLQLLAEPQVFRTFSSAVTSTYTPNLTVYSTSSIPNFNLAAAFSVVLALATCLLSFAFLKVTQRGGDK, from the coding sequence GTGAAAGCCCCGAAGAAGGCCCTGCTGTTCTTCATCCTCCCGTTCGGCCTGCTGTTCACCGCGTTCTACCTGGCCCCGATCCTGTACGCGATCAAACAGTCGCTGTACAAGGTGGAGCGAAGCGGCACGTTCGGCCCGGCGGTCGAGGTGTTCGGCGGCCTGACTCAGTACCAGCGGGTCTTCAGTGACGGCCCGTTCTGGGAGTCGATCGGCCGGGTGCTGCTGTTCGGCATCGTGCAGGTGCCGGTGATGCTGGGCCTGGCCCTGTTCCTGGCGCTGCTGCTGGACTCCGGCCTGGTCAAGGGGCGGCGGTTCTTCCGGCTGGCGTTCTTCGTCCCGTACGCGGTGCCCGGTGTGGTCGCCGCGATCATGTGGGGCTTCCTCTACTCGCCCAGCCTGTCCCCGTTCGACGCGGTCACCGGCAACGTCGACCTGCTCAGCGCCGACCTGGTGCTCTGGTCCATGGCGAACGTCGTGACCTGGGTGTACGTCGGCTACAACATGCTGATCATCTACTCCTCGCTGCTGGCCATCCCGCAGGAGGTGTACGAGGCGGCGTGCATCGACGGCGCCGGCGCGATCCGGACCGCCTGGTCCATCAAGATCCCACTGGTGATGCCGGCGATCGTGCTGACCACCGTCTTCTCGATCATCGGCACCCTCCAGCTGCTGGCCGAGCCGCAGGTGTTCCGCACCTTCAGTTCCGCGGTGACCAGCACGTACACGCCGAACCTGACCGTGTACTCCACCTCGTCCATTCCGAACTTCAACCTGGCCGCGGCGTTCTCGGTGGTGCTGGCCCTGGCCACGTGCCTGCTGTCGTTCGCCTTCCTCAAGGTCACCCAGCGGGGAGGCGACAAATGA